ATCATATCTATGGTCGCACTGTACTGTATTACGTTTAACCAAGAATTTGAGGTTGCAGAGTACGAATACTATTGTGGATCATCAAGAGCTAAATAGTTTTGCTAATTGGATCGTTGCTATAGGTGATGGTTTAACTGCTGGCCAGGATGATGGAGAAGTTACCGTCAATATATCGTCACAACATGTTTTGAAATTTATTGGTGATCCAATAACTGCTATTGTTGATAGTACATTTCCTTCCTTTTGTGAGAGGCAACATGAAGGTTCTTACTTAACTGGTAGAGCAATTTTAGCGTCGACACTTGAGGTAGTTGATGAGGTTAATGAGTATATGAGTGCTTTGAATGAGGTAGTTGATGAGGTTAATGAGTATATGAGTGCTTTGAATGATGCGTTCGGCAGGGTTAATGAGTATATGAGTGCTTTGAATGATGCGTTCGGCAGAACATATCTGAGTTGTGATTCAGTTTGCCCGACTGAGAGTATTCCAGAAGTTGCGGCGGGATTACACACCCCAGAAATGTTGAACAGTTTTAGGTGTTCTGGATTGCCAAATCATTGCTTGTCTTTAAAAGTTGGGTGTCCAATTATGCTATTACGAAATATTGATCCTTCACTGGGATTGTGTAATGGGACTAGgttaattgtttcaaaattGGCTGATCATGTCATAGAAGCAAAAATCTTATTTGGAAATCATGCAGGCACTAAGGTTTTGATCCCTCGGTTGTCCCTCACTCCTTCAGATATGAAGTTCCCGTTAAAATTCCGACGGAAACAATTCCCTGTAATGTTATCTTATGCTATGACCATAAATAAGAGTCAAGGTCAAACATTAACAAATGTTGGTTTGCTCTTAAAGAAACCAGTGTTTGTGCACGGCCAATTATATGTGGCATTGTCTAGGGTCAGTCACCCCAATGGTCTGAAGTTACTTATTTGTAGTGACAAAGAAGAGAATGTGTCTTCTACGCTGAATATTGTGTATAAAGAggtctttaataatttataaaatgacttagtgcatttttattatgttctataattagaaaaaaattatattggtcattgataattttattttatttttgttggttACATATGGATTCAAGTGATTTGATTAATAATGATTTCATTGTTTTAAATAGCGACAAAGAATATAATCattcttttaatatatatatatatatatatatatatatatatatatatatatatatatatatatttacatatattcttataaatttaatccgtgcaacgcacgggtggaATTCTAGTTTAGTCCAGAAGTTGTAGTAGTGACTGACTTGTACTCTTCTGTTGATGAACAAGCAACTATCCTCTGCTTCTTAGAGGACCATGAAATAGGGTGTCGTCCAAGATAAACAATATTAACACTTGTTGAAGTGTAGTCATCCTAATTGCCCGCCCAATAGGCATAAAAATGCATgaagagaaaattcattattcatGATAAGAAAAATACCATAGTCGTCAGTACCACATAGATACCGAAGCAAGCGGTACAGTGCACCCCAATGCTCTTACATCAGTCAAACCATGAACTGTGATAGTTTATTGACAGTATACGCAATTTTCGGATGAGTGATGCATAGATATTGCAGGCTGCCTACAACGGCTCTATTCTCAAAGCAATCAGACAATGATATACCAAACacaactaagggtgtgtttggtttgcacatggaaATCATAATCAGCATGAGTATCAAAtgcttggtaatggtaataagttttggtgaaaatattttgcatgtttggtagtagggtggaatgggaatgattatcaatattgttgtttggttatatatgatcctataatagaaataaagattttaaaaatacaagaacaaaaaatcaagacaattgattctaatataaagacatccaaagtaccaatatgaacaaaaatataaaaaaacaaaaatctaaatagTTGGGGAAGCCACATAGGATGAATAAtagaatgaaacccttattttattagggaatgagtttttgAATTAAgggggtaatcaaaacccataataatattctaaaaatctgtcaaccaaacaataataatcttTGATACCCATTCATGATAgttaaacctgtcaaccaaacacaccctaagatttGAGTCTGGGGCAATAGGTATTGCAACAGGCTTTACTCCCTCCATATTCGTATGAGCAAGAAGATCTTTGATGTACTATTTCTGTTTGAGAGACAACCCTGACTactttattatttcttattGTAATAAGCAAATAGGttctttattattaaatttttatggttagcattttcttatatttttaaatttaaaaatttacatttatatgtttattagaatgttaatttacattttaaaatactCATCAGAGCTCTTGAGTTCGAGTTCTAAGTAACAGGTACCTTAAAATTTAATCTCACAAGGACACAAGGGTGTACACATGATGAGTCCGAGCAAAAAGAAtttacagggtgtttggttaGAGGGAGGGAATTAAGtaggaaaagaattgcaattccatgagAGATGAATAATGTGAGAATAAAGTGGtaatttaaattccagtgtttggtttatAGGAATATAATTACTGGAAATtttaattacagtgtttggtatacataggaattgaaagggaataagtaatataaagtccaaaatgcccatacttattataattattgttgttgttgttgttgttgttgttattattagagtaaattgtcattttggtctactgactattggggtcttattaattgcaatccacgactttcaaaagtgttaatttaGTACCTTCAAtatgcaatttttatcaattttggtcacttcgGCCAAATTTCgccataaaattttaataattaaaataatgaggatattttagtcatttcacatctcttttcttcttctccggcgaatccATCTTTTCCACCATGTTTCTAGCGAATGCAATGAACTTTAAGTACGAAGTAAATAACAAGCCaagaaaaaatgtatatttaccTGGCGATGCTTATTGGTAAAAGCAAATCTGCTATGCCTATGCACCTATGCTGGTCGTCGATCGTCGGTCGGAGAACGGAGACTGGACAGACCGAGGAAGTGGAAGGGGAATAGTGATGCTGTAGGTCGCCGACTTTGCTGGTTGATAAGCACCCAAGATAACTAGGAATTAAGTTCTAAATTGGGGTTAATTAATAGTGATTAGCATCTTTTTGTGAATAACTTATGACATTTTATGCTCTAATGCGTAGGTCTCGTGCAAAGCTATTTCTTTGGTGCTTTAGAATGTTTTTACAGATCTCGGGAGCTATTGGGAGAAGCATAAGGGCGTAACGAGCAATCGGGGCGAAGAAGAAGTCTCGGGATAGATTGGAGGTCAACTCCATGCGTGGAGCCGACGTGGATCATTTCCAGTACCCAAAACGCTATTTTTTGTTGGGGTTATTTAGTAGCTTTTAACATCCTTTTGTGAATTGTTTATGGTGTTTTCACGCTCTAATGTGTAAGGTTATTGCAAAACACTATTTTTGGTTTGTTTCATTGATTTTATAGGTCCCGGGGGTGCAATGGCCAAGCATAAGAACTCGACGAGCAAACGAAACAAAGTAGGAAGGCCCGGGGCAAGATGGAGACCCCTCCACGCGTGGAGTAGACCTCCAGTCCATCCCGGGACTTTTTCTTTGCTCCGATTGCTCGTTGCGCCCTTATGCTTCACCCAATAGCTCCTGGGATCTGTAAAAACATTCTAAAACACCAAAGAAATAGCTTTGCACGAGACTTATGCATTAGAGCATAAAATGTCATAAGTTATTCAAAAAAGGATGCTAATCACTATTAATTAACCCCAATTTAGACCTTAATTCCTAGTTATCTTGGGTGCTTATCACTTGTGACGACGTCGATGATTAGGAGACGAGTATAGACATTGGATTTACGTCACTATCGTCGTTGTTGGTGCTGGAGCTGCCTCCTCTCGCCGCTTTCCTCTGCTTTGCTGGTCCCACGAAGAAACCATAGCCCTAATCGATGCATATCGGGGCAAGTGGTACTCCCTTCGTCGCGGTAATCTTCAGGCCAACCACTGGCAGAAAGTCACCGACGATGTCACCATTAGATGCCCCATCGATTCTCCCAATACCGTTGTGCAGTGCTGGCACAAGATGGAGAAGCTTAAGAAACGATACCGTGCCGAGATTCAACGCACCGCTCCCTACGGTGGTGTTCGCTCCCACCGTTACTGCTCCTCCTGGGTCTTGTTCAAGCTCATGGATGCCATGGAAAGAGGTACCAACGCCACCGCCTCATCTCTGCCACCTGATGAGGAGGAACTCGAGGATGATGCGGAAGATATCAAGCAAAATAGCGTCAAACACAtctgtgatatatatatttggctGGAAACAATATGGTAGCTCGctagagaagaagaaagaggtgtgaaatgactaaaatacgctcattattttagttattaatatttttcgaTGAGATTTGACCGGCAATTTGGTcggcgtgaccaaaattgataaaaattgtatagttaggtacgaaattaacacttttgaaagttgtggagtgcaattaacaagaccccaatagttagtggaccaaaatgacaatttactcttattattattaaaaattctaaatgaccaaattcaaattttacttttgaaaattcATGTAACAAGTTGTAAATAAACTTTAGAATTGCAtaacaaaagcaataaaatctataagagagttttgagaaaacatatttgattgaTGTTGGCTTACTGATTGACGTTCTGTGTTAAGACTTGAGAGCAGAAGAAGAAAACACACTATAATCGAAGAATTTTAATTCTACGGAATTTTAATTCTACGGAATTGCAATccaaccaaatgaagaaatttgcttaggtgggaatggaattgtaattccctctaACCAAATGCTCCGTTAGgggttatttattaaaatggaaaaatggaggattttttgaaaaaatagagaattagagaagtggaagaatggaaaatgaaaaacttgtttactaaaatcaaCTCTCtaacatgattttcaaaaaaaaaaaaaaaatcaactctCTAACATAGCTTTCCATCTCTATTCTTCCCTTTTTAATTAGTATGATTTTGGAGAAACACAAATCTCCAATTAGAGAATTGGAAAATACATGGATGAATAGTACTTTGCTCAATATGCCCTtttatcctttttcttttcaactGCATTTCaccttattgttgttgttttttttttcttgtagaaatgtacaaatgttatatgggatgtttgtaattaataatgttttgcgcatattattattattattattattattattattattattattattattattattattattattattattatctttaatgTAGAAATGTACAAATGCTATATGGGATGATTATTGTTGATTGATGTTGGCTTACTGATTGACGTTCTgtgttgagacttgagagcaGAAGAAGAAAACACACTATAATCGAAAGAGAGAagtcaaacatcaattttagatttaaaaaagaaagaggtaattttgtctcaaagttattttttttcttcctaaaattcaTGGAATTGAAATACTAGAGNNNNNNNNNNNNNNNNNNNNNNNNNNNNNNNNNNNNNNNNNNNNNNNNNNNNNNNNNNNNNNNNNNNNNNNNNNNNNNNNNNNNNNNNNNNNNNNNNNNNNNNNNNNNNNNNNNNNNNNNNNNNNNNNNNNNNNNNNNNNNNNNNNNNNNNNNNNNNNNNNNNNNNNNNNNNNNNNNNNNNNNNNNNNNNNNNNNNNNNNNNNNNNNNNNNNNNNNNNNNNNNNNNNNNNNNNNNNNNNNNNNNNNNNNNNNNNNNNNNNNNNNNNNNNNNNNNNNNNNNNNNNNNNNNNNNNNNNNNNNNNNNNNNNNNNNNNNNNNNNNNNNNNNNNNNNNNNNNNNNNNNNNNNNNNNNNNNNNNNNNNNNNNNNNNNNNNNNNNNNNNNNNNNNNNNNNNNNNNNNNNNNNNNNNNNNNNNNNNNNNNNNNNNNNNNNNNNNNNNNNNNNNNNNNNNNNNNNNNNNNNNNNNNNNNNNNNNNNNNNNNNNNNNNNNNNNNNNNNNNNNNNNNNNNNNNNNNNNNNNNNNNNNNNNNNNNNNNNNNNNNNNNNNNNNNNNNNNNNNNNNNNNNNNNNNNNNNNNNNNNNNNNNNNNNNNNNNNNNNNNNNNNNNNNNNNNNNNNNNNNNNNNNNNNNNNNNNNNNNNNNNNNNNNNNNNNNNNNNNNNNNNNNNNNNNNNNNNNNgggggggggggggggggggggggatcatgggattctaattacatgaaaatgagggaattgcaattctatggaattacaattccctctaaccaaacgaaggaatttagttaccttcgaaattaggtgggaattaagtgggaaaggaattgtaattccctccaaccaaacgccccatAAATGTTTGATTCCTTACTATCGCCGCCTTCGAGGGCGCACCCAGTCGGACACCACTTCCCGATAGCTTGCGTCAGCCAGGCTACTCGGGTCTTCTCACCTAGGCCACAAGCTGGAAGGCCTAGCCAGTCGGCGAGCTCTAGATACCAGGGCCCTTCGGGTCGGGTACCCTAACCGGAGGTATCCATCACTTGTCCCTCACTTTCTTGAGCTCTTGCTGGGCAACGACTCGGGAAAGTAACTCTTCATGCGTATCCTTTTATGCATACTGCCAGCATGTAGACAGTCAATACCTTGTCAATCTTGTAGTGTAGCTAAACACAATTCTGCTTCTCATTCAGGTTGCGATTTTGCTTTCCCACTTCTTTCAACAGATCACGCCTCTCCTGGCTGGTTTCGTAACGGTAGCCATCAATGCGGCATAATCATTGGCGTCTCCTCGATTCCTGCCGGTTACCCTTTCGAAAAATAACCATCCCATCTATCATACGTTACAGCTGCTTTCCAGCCGTCCGATGCACGCAACGCGCCGCTATCCCACAAATACCTCTCTTCTTCCCTCCTTTTCTTCTTTCCACTCTCCCACAATGGTCCCCACGgacgagaccaatgttgatttTCACGGCTGTGAGATAACCGTTCGGCTAGCTAACACTACTGTAAAAACTTAGAGAGAATAATGGAATTtaacacaaaaataattggACAGAGTAATTATGCTTGCATTAGTTTCAGAACCCTTAACAATGTGACCCCAtgggggtatttatacaagaataatagGCCTTGGGAAGGAAATAAGGAAGAAACTTAACAAATTTAACATTAAGAAAGTTACTTAAACTGCCAAGCCGCCATAAATACTTGCCAAATTTGAATTAGGAAAGAATCCCCACATATCCGCCATAAATGTCTGATTCCTTACTATCGTTGCCTTTGAGGGCGCACCTAGTCGAGCATCGCTTCCCGACTGTCTGCGTCAACCGGGCTACTTGGGTCTTCTCACCGAGGCCACAAGCTGGAAGGTCTAGCTGGTCAACGGGCTCCAGATACCATGACCCTTCGGACTGGGTACCCCAGTCAGGGGTATCCATCAATTGTATTTAATGAGGTTTTGCGTATTCTGTTTTGTAATCAAACTATGTTGAtggaaataattgtaatttatttagtaatatgttcttattgaattttttaaactttttttacaTTTACTATTATTGTATTGaccttttttttatattattgtattgactttttttatataataaaattgagagagagaaaaaaagaaaattagagAGATGAAAAATTGGAGGAATCGGTAAT
This portion of the Ipomoea triloba cultivar NCNSP0323 chromosome 5, ASM357664v1 genome encodes:
- the LOC116020313 gene encoding ATP-dependent DNA helicase PIF1-like, which gives rise to MSFRDACYARGLIYDEKEYIDAILEASQWSTANALRRLFVTLLTSKSISHPEKVWNATWQYLCEDAEYRLRCATLNQDVCMTDQRKILYGLVEVEKLLSMWNQSLKDYPHMPIPDWSQIETLQNRLILEELSYDLDQLRKKHDLMVLTAVSSVNGGFFFVYGCGGTGKTFVWRTLSAALRSEGKIVLNVASSGIASLLMPGGRTAHSRFAIPIIVNEDSMCNISQGSDLAELIIKCSLIIWDEAPMMHKHCFEALDKTMRDLLRFCNPLSANLPFGGKTVVLGGDFRQILPVIPKGSRQDIVGACVNSSYLWSHCTVLRLTKNLRLQSTNTIVDHQELNSFANWIVAIGDGLTAGQDDGEVTVNISSQHVLKFIGDPITAIVDSTFPSFCERQHEGSYLTGRAILASTLEVVDEVNEYMSALNEVVDEVNEYMSALNDAFGRVNEYMSALNDAFGRTYLSCDSVCPTESIPEVAAGLHTPEMLNSFRCSGLPNHCLSLKVGCPIMLLRNIDPSLGLCNGTRLIVSKLADHVIEAKILFGNHAGTKVLIPRLSLTPSDMKFPLKFRRKQFPVMLSYAMTINKSQGQTLTNVGLLLKKPVFVHGQLYVALSRVSHPNGLKLLICSDKEENVSSTLNIVYKEVFNNL
- the LOC116020314 gene encoding trihelix transcription factor ASIL2-like — encoded protein: MYIYLAMLIGDEYRHWIYVTIVVVGAGAASSRRFPLLCWSHEETIALIDAYRGKWYSLRRGNLQANHWQKVTDDVTIRCPIDSPNTVVQCWHKMEKLKKRYRAEIQRTAPYGGVRSHRYCSSWVLFKLMDAMERGTNATASSLPPDEEELEDDAEDIKQNSVKHICDIYIWLETIW